In the Archocentrus centrarchus isolate MPI-CPG fArcCen1 chromosome 11, fArcCen1, whole genome shotgun sequence genome, AGAAGCTGAATGTTCCTGTTGCAGATGTTAACTTAATGGAGGTAGCTTCCAACAGTGACACACAACCACAGAGGGGAAGAGGGCGTCCAAAACTTTATGCCACAAAACAGACAGAGCAGCAAGGATCGGGAGACAACCACGCTGACAATTCAGTACAAACTCACAGAGGCCGAGGCAGGCCAAAAGGGTCCAAAATTCAGGCCACTGATGAAGACAGGATAGAACATTCTCCTAAAAAAAGAGGCAGGCCACGAAAGTCTGTCACAGACGAGGAGGCTCCTGCTAAGGGCTTACCGAATGGTGGCTCTGATACACCAAAAAGAGGACGACCGAAAGGATTGGTAAAGCGCAAGTCAGAGAGTTTAACAAGTGGGGAAGAGGATGAATGCAGCCCTGTAATGCCCAGGAAAAGAGGTCGACCGAAGGGCTCTCTCAATAAGAAATCGAGGCTAGAGAGTGAGCTTGGCATTGAGGGGATCCTAGATCTAGATGAGAGTCTAAACTCAGACAGAAGAAGGCGGCTCCGGAAAGTGGAGGTGTATAACACCATGGAGGATACATCGAATGGCATCTCTAATATGCCTCGGAGAGGAAGGGGAAGGCCAAGAAAAAGTATTGAACAGAAAGAACTGGTCACAGATGGCTCCCAACCCTTAAAGAGGGGACGAGGGCGGCCTAAAGGCTCTTTAAACAAGAAACCTCCTGCATATAAGGTCCACGGTAAAGTAGGCCGGCCTCGAAAAGTACACGTCCTGCACATGAGCGGAAGAAAACGTGGTCGACCAcgacaaaaacaaccaaacaaaagggGAAGGCCAAGGAAGTACCCCCTGCCATCACCTGAGGAGAAGAAAAAGCCAAAAGTGTGGAAGCCCCTGGGAAGACCGAGGAAATACCCTCGGGTGGATCCTCCAGAGGGAGCTCCACCACCCCCTCGCCGAGCCCGAGGTCGGCCTCGTAAGTCAGAATCTAAGAAAGGCGCTCATTTACGCAAGAACTTGCCTGCCACTCCATCCACGCTGCACAATGAACCTGTGAGAAAAAGGGGCCGTCCTCCGAATACTGGAAAAAGCCAAGGTGACTTCCCGCGGAAAAGGGGTCGCCCTAAAGGTTCAGTCAACAAAAATAAGGCCAGAAGTGAAACACTCCCCAACCACTCAAAAGCAATGAGCAGTTTGCCTGCAGTTGGGGTGGAAAATGAAGCGGGGCTGGTAGAAGAGGAGATGGAGCACAACACAGCGATGCTGCCCATCCAGCATGCGGGCGCTACCGAAGCAACTCTCATCGATCAGGACGTAACCTTCGATGTTAGCAACCAGGCTTGATGAACAATCCTGgtctgaccaaaaaaaagttgctgtagTAATTGCTGTTTAAAACATAGAATCCGTTCATGTCAACCGAAacatgtttttaacatttttgccaTCAGTTAGGCTAGACatccagcagctcttcttttttttctgacttgtccatcttgtttttattgtactttgtttatttgtttgtttgtttgttttaaaaaatgcttttatttctgtcatctgAGTAAACAAATGTACTAATAATCTTTTACTAGAGCTGGCATGTGGAGGTAATTCTTATAGACTGATTGTTCCAGTTTACATTCAGCTTTCAGATGTAGTGTTTGTGTAGTTGTTACTGTAAGAAGGATGTCTGGGGAATAACTTAGAAGCAGGATGAAAGTCAGAATAAATGTTAGGAAGATTAAAAGACGAAGAAAACTATAAAAAAGCTTTCATATGACGATGCAGTTTCTCATTAAGCCTAAATtctgaaaaaatgaaatgttttccaGGGATTTGCTTTCCACATTTATGCCATAAACTGACACACAAGTGCAGAGCAAAGCGAGCTCAGTCACACCTCCTACACTGATAGTGCTCTGCTGTTCAAGTCCCGCCAGTGAACGACCAAGTGTGATTTTTATGACGGACAGATTTAGTTTGTTGCCCCAAATCCCATTTAACTGGATAAATGTAAGCAGGAAGATCAATATAAATCTAATAACAGTGAGCTATTTGCCAAACATTTTGAACAGCATTGgaagttggattttttttccccttgttgtATGCTTGAAGTTGCTGTAACAGATATTTTTTATAATAAACTGTTTGACAGTGTGAAAGCAGAAATTTTATAAGTGAAATATCACCTGAAACTATACTCGACTTATAAAGTCTTACTGTGGGTTTGCTCCAGTCTCACTGCTTTTCACCAAAGTTGACAGCCACTCAGCAAAAGAGTTACGTAAAGAGGGACCAACATAAAGTGTGATGGCACCAGTAGActtaagaaggttctgggtttgcatgttctccctgtctttgcatgggttctctctgtattacagTTTCTTCCCACATGTGCTGTAAGGTGACCTGTtgagggtgtaccctgcccttCACCttatgacagctaggatagcCTCCAGCCCCCCACCCTTCCCCATCTCAGCCCCGATCCAGAATTTGATAAGCAGCTAAGCAAACGGATACATAGACCAAGATGAAGGCGTTAGGCCTATCTGTGCCACTAGAACAGCTTTGGTGAGGAGACCTTTTCCTTTTAAAGTCTTGCAAATTTTATCTTGCAACTTCAAAGTTGTTGCACCCTTATCTCCATTTTTCATTGCTTGCCTAGGCTTCTGATTGGTCTGTATTCTATATGGTTTGGTTACATTTCCTCTTGCTGGGATGCTGTTTTTAGCAGCTTATGCCATAGCGAGGCATCCTTCCATCCACAGTTCACAAGAATCCCTACTTCTCCCAAAAAATGATCAGAACATAATCAAACTCAGCACCTAATTTATGGTCAGGGTCTCATTTGTCAATTTACAGGCATTAACCTGTGAATTGTGATGGAATGTAAACCAGATGAGTTACTGTGTCATTGATGttctggtttgtgtttctgGATGGAGATATTTTTTCAAAACAGTGCTCATGtggatgggattttttttttttctttaatctttaaaattaaaaaaataccagAGTACATACGGCTAAAGCCACAGTGCACATCTGTGgaagcatttgtttttttacactcatttatttggatttttccctttaatttgtcacccatgTGCAATTCTCTCACTCACTGGTACCAGACAGCAGCTAAAAGGAAGTGTATCCTTGATTTAAATTGGCAATATGGTTAGAAATCCAACTTGGAATGTActggattattaaaaaaatgacttggtAAAGAGTTTAATTTAACTTTGTGTCAATgttgtgttcttttgttttgttttgttttttttggggggggggggttggccCTTTTCTGGTCAAAAATATCAGCTGTAGCAGGTTTAAGCCACACTCTGAGATATATGAAGTTATTCAAACAGAAATGCTTAATAAAGCAGAAAATATTTGGTGAGATTAAATTCTTAGCCATTTGTGTTACTGCAATTGTTGATGTGATTATAAAGACTAAttcaatgtctttttttttaaaatttattttgtcttttattaaACAAGGAAAACCTTACTGAAAAATTCCCTCAAACACGGCCGGGTCTATCTTAGAGAAGAGTTTACAGACTTGAGAGGAAAATAAAGTCTAAATGATGTCATGATTTTCCTCTATGCGGTTCCACAGTCAGTCATGGCTTCTTATTTGTTTTGCCTTAATCGCTAAAGCTTTGAATGTACCATCTGTGCATTCCTCAAGAATTAAAACACCTTCCACCTCTAGGTGTACCATTTTAGTCGTTTTACTTTCCTCTTGTTGCAGATATCATTTCACTAATTTTCTCAAAATGTTAGTGTAGCTGTGAAAGCCtttacttttttatgtttttaactgtCGTGAGATCAAAATCCAGCTGTATTGGATTGATTTTGCGAACACTGACTGACTTATTTTGATGACCTTGTATAAAACTGTGTGACACATACACCATTCATACTGATTTTGTTTGGGTCAAATAATTGAAGTTTGTAAATGCCggattgtgctttttttttttgtgagtcgCGAAGAAAGGaggaggtttaaaaaaaaaagaaaaaaaataatcccagCAAAATATGACCTGCCTTTGTGAAATCAGATCATTTTAAGtggaaatttgcattttttgtgtgttttaaacaaGCCGATAATTTGTGAGGTTATGGtcgagtttaaaataaaaatgttgatcTTGCCGTTTTATTTCCCAAAGCGTGGTGTGATATTTTGGTCTGTTTTCTATTCCTATACATTATTTTTGGGCTATTAAGCGCCTCCAGGCACTTTACATGACAGAGGAGCTCCACCCTCACCAGTCCTGTTATGCTCATGAGTCATGCTGGAGCAAAGgttgtactgtatgtgtacTGACAGATGAATCACTCCAAACTATGAAAGCAGTGCAAGTGGTCATCAGATGCAGAAATCATTAGCATATTCAGCAAAGCATAAAGTAATGGATCCTACATTTAAAGGGCCAATTCAccccaaaataaaatactgagtTGCCCAGTTTTGGCAATATTGCATTGTGGTGCTCACTGTgttgaaaaatacatttgaacagCTCATCATTAGTGTCTCCTTCCAGAAATCATGACCTGGTTACTCCAGAAGATCCACAGACCTTGCTTTGAGCTGTTTCATGTAGGAATTAGTTTCCTTCCACCTGCAAACTTTATCCTCTGCAAGAGGAAGGGTGCAGGATGTAAAAATTAATAGTCTTCCCCATTGCTGAGCTCTGTTGTTAGCCAGCTGTTGGCAGATGTAGACtgtagaaagaaaatagttcctaCATTGAAACTGACCACAGCAAGGCCTTATAACAGCTTTTTGAGAAGGAGCGCTTCCTGGATGCAAATTGTTTTGCTATGAGGTGCTCTTTTTGGATGGAAAGAACTCCAAGGCACTCTCttttaaataacttttaatCCATTGGTCATgcttaacctaaaaaaaaactacaaccccaattccaaaaatgttgggatggtgtaaataaaaacaatgcagctattttcaaatctcataaacccatattttactcACAACTAAACAGTTATGAAAGCCACCTACAGTGTAGATGGTCTTCATCTACACTTGAAGACCATTATTCTAAAAttattccacaatttgtagctacagtttttgcagattggtgaacctctgcccagaTTCTGAGAAACTGCCTCTGGCTCAGCGCACCTCAGTTCATTAGAGGCACATTACATGAATGAATTCACTGTATAAATTTATGACAAATATAAATACTCTACCTTGAGGCATTTTAAGGGCTCCGTAAAAATCTATTATTTTTACTGTGTCAACTGGCTAGACGCAACATGGCCCCGGGAGACTCAACACAGGACGGCGATCTTTACGGTGACGTTTGCTGGTGCGTGGGATTACGAGCGGAGTGATACCTCTGCGCTGTCCCGTCTTCCCTGTTTAAACAGTGGAAAAGCACCTGGGCTCACCTGGAAGTTTCGTTCTTTCTTCGCTTGTGGAAAACAGTTAAACTAAAGACTTTTAATAAAGTTGCGGATTGTTTCGGTGATGTGATCGGACTTAAAAACAGGTGAGTCGAcccttaatttatttattttttttaaatattttaaagctCCCTGCGGTGAGGAGTCGATAGACTCAGTCGTACTAAATACAGAGTTGCTGAGCAAGTTTTTAGCTGAAACGACATTTTCCTCACAGGCGTCGAAAGTTACTCTATAAATACATTAACAGGCCTAAAACCATCTTTGTGGCACTTTCAGCCTTCACAACAAACTCTAGACAATAAAGCTGACCGTCAGGGGCCTATTTTCTTAGTGAAATACCGATAGAGAAGACCGGTTCTCCGCGTTTCCTGAACTGTAGCTTCGCCACTTTGCGTGTACTGCTTTAGGTTGTGTAATTTTTATTCCATTTGTGGCATTTTCAGCTGTTGATGAACAGCTTGAATCAGGTTAGGTGCACCTTACTAGTACCAGGTTGTACCAGTTTGCCTTCAGAAATGcccaaggtgctggaaacattcctcagagactttggtcATGACAGCGGCCCACAGTTTCCGCAGATTTGTCTTCTGCACATCCacgatgtgaatctcctgttccgtcacatcccaaaggtgcacTGCTGGACtgagaaaatggaaaagaaaagaaaaatcccccccacacacacacacaccataacaccaccagcagcagcctgaaccattgatacaaaggaggctggatccatgctttcacgaTGTTTACCCAAAATTATGACCCTACTATCCAAATGTCGCAGAAGAAATCTTCTCAGACTCagcaagtaaaattttattcatatagcacacAAAATGCTTCACAAAAATATACTCAAAAATATATAGACAAAAAAGTTACCCAAAAGCAAACTCAAAAGGATGAGTTTTagcgttttgttttgttttgtttttttaatcaaatccaCAGATCTCGGGATCAGAGGGGGAGAGGTCCAGAGTCTGGGGACCACTGTTGTAAAAGCTGTCTCTCCTTTAAGTTTTGTATCCTTGTATGATGCACAGCCTCACACATGACCTCGTCACATGACCTCAGGGGCCTGCTGGAGAGAGATGGATGTAAAGGTTCACTGATGTACGCTCGTCTAAAAGTCAAAACCAGACTCCTAAAGTGGACTCTGAAGTTAATGCAGAGCCAGTGCAACTGAATTCACAACACAACAGTGTGACATGTTAGTACTTAGAAGCTGGTAGGTGTTTTAAGGAAGCCTTCTTAAGTGAacaatgaattacagtaatgtGATGCAATAAAGGCGTGAATAACAATTTCCAATTCAGAACTTGACAAAATAGAACTGAACTCTGCAATATTTCTTAAGTGATAAAAGCAAGAGCAAACCAGAGATTTAACGTGAGCATCCAAAGTAAAGGCTGAGTGAAAAGTTTCACCAAGATTTGTGATAGAAGATTTGACAAAAGTGACAAGGGGAGCTAAAATTTTCATTCCCTTTGGCAGTTTTCATTGTCAGTCACCCAATTTTTAATAGTCTAAGTACCTCTGCAAGATCTGTAACTTAGAAACATCATAAAAGATACATACAACTGAaagtcatctgcatagcaataaTAGGAAATGTTTGTCAGCTTTAGCGatcagaattatgatctgaatgcggtgttgtgccaaacatgaaaattctctataggctcctcttgttagtgtttttatttttatttatttctattattgTTCACACAAGTGCATGTGCATTATGGCAATGCTATAGCTGACAGGTaggaaaaaaagagcataaaAGAAACGGGGAGAAAAGATGATAAGAGGACAGCGCAAGTAAAAAACATAATAGTTCACAAACTGTTGCacctgtttaaaataaaacaaacaaaacacacacacacacaaaaaacaaacagcactgagGAGTGGGCCAACAACCACGTCAAAACATTGGCCACACACCCTGGGGGGGTAGCAGCAACCAGTGGGGAACAGGAGATGTCCTTAAAAGTGCTCAAAATAGAGCTGCAGAATCATGTTTTTATGCACAATGTTGGTATGTGCGAGGGCAGGACGAGCCATATCAGGTAACACACCCATGATAAAGAATGAACTTTGATGTTTTTAGGAAGCTTAAGTTGAAGCCGGGTACTGTTGTAAACATGGTTgtaactttttgttttcttccctcaCAGGGAAATGCGACCAAAAGATGACTTTTAGGAGTTGGTAACAACAGATTCTTGGCAGTGCGACAGGTACTGactggaaacaaagaaacactcaAGAATGGCTGACACCAATACAAGTGAGGAGGTGTCATTTTCACCTGCTGGTCCAGTTGCAGAGCCACAAACAGCAGGAAGTAAAAAGCTCCAAAAAAGTAGTAGTTTAGAGGACAAGAGAGagcttacagaaaaaactgaggaggaggagaaagaagaagaagagggcaAAGTTACAGTAAAGTGCTTGGCTCTTCTGGAACCAAGCACTTTACCGTGGTCAGCAGACAAAAAAAGCAGGCCCTTGACAGACCAGGATGATGGCATCTGGTCAGAAAAAGGAGGGTCGGAGCCTGAAGAGAGGGACACGGGGATCAGCAGAGGGAGCCAGGACCTGTCAGAGGAGCAGAGCCAGGATGAGAGCGATGTGAAGAGCAAGACCAAATGGAGGGAGAGCATGCCTGAGGGGGAGAGGTGGAGGGACGACGAGATTGAGGTGCAGCGGAGCGATAAAGGGGACGGCTCCCTCGCAGAcgatgaggaagaggaagatgaagaagaggtaTCAACAGAGAAATCATCTCCGGGTTTCACTCCACAAGTCACAATTTTGAATCACTCcagcaaagaggaggagagcaaGCCTCTCAGAGAGAAGGAGGTGGAGCCCCACATGGAGCCCAACTCTGTTGTGGAGTTTTACCCGGACTGTACAGACAAGGACGACAAGTACTGTGAGTATCTGACCCAAACTGGACTGTGCTCTGCTCCACCCAGCCccctttttattaaaattaatttattaaaatgaataacaaTAACTTTCTCCTCCCACCAGTGACATCTGGCAGCAAGATCAGTTGTTATTCTgaaaaattttcattttcaaagtatttaaaaCTCCAACACAGTCAGGAATTGGGCGACCAAAATTGGCAGACAGGTACAGATCTTAGGCCCCTGAAGGTTTTTATCTATATTATGATTTTGTCGTATTGCCTAGCAGCCACCTAACAACTGGATAAAATGGCCCATTTCAAAAATGTTGAATGGTTTACCCACACAGTTATTTGCTTTCTGCAAGTAGTTCAACAGTTTAAGAATGATGTTTCTCAACATAAAATTAGAAAGAATTTTGGGATTTCGGCATCAGCAGTTCATAATAAAAGATTCTGAAAATCTGAAGAAATCCTGTAAGTCCTCATTAAAAACTGTAGTGGAACAGTTTCATTAAACAGTTACGGAAAACGCAAACTCAACTTAAAACACTGCcatgcaaaggaaaaaaaaacatatacaacCAAAACATGTAAAACATGCAGCTGAGCACGTGTCGGACCACAGGACTGTTGAGCCAAGCAAtcctaaaatataaatgtaaaaattttcaATTCTTTCTGGAAATTATGGATACTGTGTTCTTTGGTAAAGAGGAGAGGGATCATAAGGATTGTTATCAGTACACAGTTTGACCCAGCATCAGTGATAGTGTAATGATGCTTTGGTGCACATGGGAGGCATAAGCGTCAGTATAAATATGCTCttaaaacactttttcattgtaattttgtaatttttcttcttcttaagtAGAGAGGCATGTTATCTCCCTGATTTTAAACTAGAGATCACTACCTCTGCATTAATAGTACTTTGGATTTTTGCTGGTTAATTATTGatcttcaaaacaaacaaaaaatatctgcagaatACTTTAAAGGGGACCTGCTATGCTGGTACTTATTTTCCATCATATATACTGtaacagtggtggatgctcatattaaacaaataaataattaggTTGGCATAAAAATAATCCCTGAGATGCTCAGTTTCAGAGTCCTTTTTTACTCTCAGATCTGATAATGGTCACCTCAGATGCACAGCTCTACCagcacagaagctccacccatCTTCTTTTCAATTcttctgtttatgaggggcagccaatcagaagaagagCAGTTTgttccagacagtggatgaactgaggtgCTGCATCAAGACCAAATATAAACCAGGaagtgtgaatcatgcaaagctacactACTAgagtcaaagaataaaaatatagaggAGGAAATgataataggtccactttaatttGATGATCTAAATACATGTTGGGTCTATTCCAAGTGTGTTAATCTAAGTTTCCTggcacacttcttttttttttcttccctcagtGAGAAAGAAAGGTATTGCTGACCCTGCCAAGTAGAAGAACACACAGGTTTCTTTTGTCCTTAACTGGATGTAATGACTCATAATTATGTCTTTAGGTGAATCATGCTGTGCCTTCAGTATGTGTCATGTCTTCTTTTTGTCACTCACTCCTTCCTGTAGAGTTAGATATTGATTTTCCATGCTTAAGTGTTTTAACTTTGGTTAATAATAAACACTTCTTGTATTCTTCCTCCTCAGACCTGTGTGAGCACATCTGCAGTGAGAAACTGAGGCTGGTTTTGTCGATGGTGGCTGCAATAATACTCTTCCCTCTCCTGGTGTGGGGTGGTTATGCCCTAATACCTTTTGATTCACCCACGCTTGAAAGCGCCCCCCTCAGGGTGTTGTACACACTGCGCTGCGCGTTCTTTGCCACCATCCCCATCATGCTCGGTGAGActtcagtgtgtttctgtgttatgCTTATaatgcaacaaaacaaacatttcatgCATCCATGTGGTGAGCGAGAAAGTCAGGTGATGATTACCTttgtctgcaggtgtggtgGTGCAGGGCGTGGCCCGGTTGCGTTACAGTGTGCTGGAGCCCCTCTACCAGAGTACCTTGGTGAACATGGAGGTGGTCGTGCACTGGCACTATGTCAACGAATCGCTCGGCCTCTTCCTCTTCTACTTCCTACAGCTGGCTGTCATGGCAACCTACATCAGCCAGGAGCTCATCAAACTGGTGCCGCTGCTCACAATCATATTTGTTTTCGGCAGGTATGCATTTGCGTGCGTGTTGTCAGCAACATGAAGTTCAAAGTTTAGGATGTAAAGAtgtgaatgttttgattttcattATTATATACCGACTGaatactttgtttttaaaaagatataAATCCAGGTTATTATGGTTAACTAAAACTagatgggggaggggggggcattttaaaacttttaaacttgacttttgaagaaaaaactaattaaatgaCCTGAATGATTTTTGTGAACTTGGAAAACTAACTAAGATGAAGTAAAAATATAGAGGAAATTGTTCAGTGGAATGTCCCCTCAAGTTGGATTTCCAACTTGGAAAGTTGTAGCAATGATGCAAACATGGTGATGCGGAGGTTTTATCTGTGCAACGACACCCAATCGTTTAGGAAATGGCTGCAAGTGTGGCGACGTTACCGCGTGTCAACCATAGCAGGCCCTTAAGATTAGCGGGTTCACATGAAATGCACTAACATTTGATAAATAGCACTAAATACAAATTACAgctgatgaattaaaaaaaaaaaaattacagtttgtCCAGATGATGAGAGAAACAAAGCTCTAGTGTTTTTACTCCTCAGATCTTAAAGTCTAAAATGGTGAACTCTAAAATGCTGCTTGATACTttaatcagtttttatttgGTTGTACTTTAGCTCCTCAAGTATGAAGGAAACCCTGTGAAACCACTAAGCTCTAATTTTACTGTGCAAAAACAGATCATCATCTTTACTCGTAAacagttaaatgaataaatgagcaGAGGTTGAAGAATCGGGTGGAACATTTCCTTTTCAAACTTTAAAGAGTCGTCACACAAAAATAGCCCTTCtagcaatttattttaaaagttttactttttgttcaGTCATAATGGCTGAAAAGCACAAATGTGACCAAACTCGATGACTTTAACTAACACAGGTGAACACAGTTGCATGCTCAGGCAGGATTAAAACAAGATATGTTGTGTAAACCAAGTGAGGGTGAATGTGTATCTTATGTAATCTGTTACTTCCTGCTGTTGCTCTATCTTTATATTATCTAGAGAAACTGGATTGGTCCTAAAGCTGTTTGATCACCTGTACTGTAGCAGTTACTTCATCCACAGTTTacagttaaaggaatactcagcttAACAGAGCTGTGTGACTGTCAGCCTGGCCACAATGCTGAAGAGAACCCTGGAGTTCTTATTTCCTCcattcagtgatgaatagtaagaggtcctagctttatggagggctttttttttttttttttttttttattattatagagCAGCAAtcactttttccaggctaaacaaagatcttctaaattagtgagatgtcatttcctctccagcttacaggttatctgctttaagctgcacgtttgtgagttataccaggaaggcaggcacttctgattacagaggagccacagtatccagagtcgtACGCACTGAGGATGTGAAACGAGTGACGAGATGATCGATctctgtgggagcagagtttaggtagctgctctgcactgtatTGGCGCATGGCATTGACGAGtataataatggaggaattatatccttgaacttaaagcactttcagaaagatttctactgtaataatacttattccccactgttgTGTAATCAAAAAATGCAGTTATATACTAAAGAACAAGGCCTTTTAGCTCCAATACTGGGATGCACAAACACGCACAAAAAAACTGGACTGTGATCGTGTGCTGTGAAAATGCTCTTCAGCAGGCTCagaaacatgaaagaaaactaggacacattttaaaaaaaacttctatTAAACCATTAGTCTGGCTTTGAGTCATCAAGCACTCGatacagaaaaacagatgaaaaaacaaagaagctgCGCTGTCTAATGCTCCTGTTGAAAGGAGAGAGTGGGTGTTCAGGCTGATATGGGTAGTGATCAAatcttttctcattttgtcTCCTGTCCAGCTGATTGTGCGTGTACTTAAAACAGAAATGACTTTCATCTGCCACTCGTTGGTTGCTGTGCGTTATTTTTCCCGCACTGCAGGCTGATCTACTGGCTCTGCCTCTCCCTGGGCAGCAGCGTCAGAGGCCTCGGCTTCGGCTTCTCCTTCTTCCCCATACTGGTCATGCTGGGCACCAACCTCTACTTCGTATGCTCGTCGATGGGACAAGACGGCGTCTTTGATGTGGTGCCGCCCACGACAGCTCCTGCCCCCAGGCTGCGCTGGTGGGGTTAAAAGGGTGTGGAGCAGAGAGACAAACGAATCTGCAATATGatacctgtaatatgtaatgACACAGCTTTGCTCACAGACAGCTTGTTGGCTCCTTTTAAAGTTGTAATCCTCAAGATTTCAGTCCTGCTAGGTTTGAGAGGAAGTTTGGTTTAAAAGTACAGCCAACACTCCCTTAAGCAGCTACTTT is a window encoding:
- the LOC115787643 gene encoding serine/arginine repetitive matrix protein 1 gives rise to the protein MEEEIIDQGDPVSNEGEACVDRPVKRGRGRPQGSKKLNVPVADVNLMEVASNSDTQPQRGRGRPKLYATKQTEQQGSGDNHADNSVQTHRGRGRPKGSKIQATDEDRIEHSPKKRGRPRKSVTDEEAPAKGLPNGGSDTPKRGRPKGLVKRKSESLTSGEEDECSPVMPRKRGRPKGSLNKKSRLESELGIEGILDLDESLNSDRRRRLRKVEVYNTMEDTSNGISNMPRRGRGRPRKSIEQKELVTDGSQPLKRGRGRPKGSLNKKPPAYKVHGKVGRPRKVHVLHMSGRKRGRPRQKQPNKRGRPRKYPLPSPEEKKKPKVWKPLGRPRKYPRVDPPEGAPPPPRRARGRPRKSESKKGAHLRKNLPATPSTLHNEPVRKRGRPPNTGKSQGDFPRKRGRPKGSVNKNKARSETLPNHSKAMSSLPAVGVENEAGLVEEEMEHNTAMLPIQHAGATEATLIDQDVTFDVSNQA
- the LOC115787646 gene encoding transmembrane protein 79-like isoform X2, encoding MADTNTSEEVSFSPAGPVAEPQTAGSKKLQKSSSLEDKRELTEKTEEEEKEEEEGKVTVKCLALLEPSTLPWSADKKSRPLTDQDDGIWSEKGGSEPEERDTGISRGSQDLSEEQSQDESDVKSKTKWRESMPEGERWRDDEIEVQRSDKGDGSLADDEEEEDEEEVSTEKSSPGFTPQVTILNHSSKEEESKPLREKEVEPHMEPNSVVEFYPDCTDKDDKYYLCEHICSEKLRLVLSMVAAIILFPLLVWGGYALIPFDSPTLESAPLRVLYTLRCAFFATIPIMLGVVVQGVARLRYSVLEPLYQSTLVNMEVVVHWHYVNESLGLFLFYFLQLAVMATYISQELIKLVPLLTIIFVFGS
- the LOC115787646 gene encoding transmembrane protein 79-like isoform X1; translation: MADTNTSEEVSFSPAGPVAEPQTAGSKKLQKSSSLEDKRELTEKTEEEEKEEEEGKVTVKCLALLEPSTLPWSADKKSRPLTDQDDGIWSEKGGSEPEERDTGISRGSQDLSEEQSQDESDVKSKTKWRESMPEGERWRDDEIEVQRSDKGDGSLADDEEEEDEEEVSTEKSSPGFTPQVTILNHSSKEEESKPLREKEVEPHMEPNSVVEFYPDCTDKDDKYYLCEHICSEKLRLVLSMVAAIILFPLLVWGGYALIPFDSPTLESAPLRVLYTLRCAFFATIPIMLGVVVQGVARLRYSVLEPLYQSTLVNMEVVVHWHYVNESLGLFLFYFLQLAVMATYISQELIKLVPLLTIIFVFGRLIYWLCLSLGSSVRGLGFGFSFFPILVMLGTNLYFVCSSMGQDGVFDVVPPTTAPAPRLRWWG